GAGTCAATCTTCCCCATAAAAATGGTTAACTTTAAAAGTGGTTTTGGCTCCTGTGGATCCTTTTCCTTACATAACAATTATTTAATAACTTACCCACCTGGATAACTGACTTGGAGTCTGCCAGGTCTCATCCATAGTTCCAGTTGTTAATAATCATTTTCCCACCAACCTCCAGCAACAGTGAGTATTCCCCACAGTTTGTTGGGGAATACTCATTGTTCCTACATGACAGGTGGTTGATTGGTCATTAGGCCTGCATGACTGGGCCTTATTTACTCCATCACcccaaaatgcaaaaacatcCCAAATGGATGTTAAGGCAACTTCTGGCTTCACAAAAACCAGCGGCTGTAAAGGTGCTAACCTTTAAACATCTTGTCTTTGGTTGAATGCTAGAAAGTATAAAGGATGGGCATACCTTCTTTAATTTAAACTCCTGTTAGGAAGCCTTGACGAGCATTTTTGCTGTCACCATCTTAGTGTTTTGTAACTGGCCAAGATCTGACTAACAATATCCAGGATCCTCATTAGCTAATAACTTGTGGTTGACTTACATTAGCCTTTCTGCCTCTAAAAGTACGATCATTTATTAATCGTGCTCAAAAATCAGCAATTGAAACAACAGACTTTGACACAGACTTGGTTTTCATATCAGGAAGCATACTGCCATCTTGTATACTGGATATGATAATGTGTAGTACCAAGGAGTTGCTAACTGGCTTGCTTAATCAGGTGCATCTGTAATTCACAACATTCAAAGACTCAAAGACTCTCACCGTagaaaccaaaaccattttGTGCCAGCTAAAGAAGTAGTAAATTAAAATACTGATAGCACTATGTATATTAGTTTAACGGTGACACAGAAAGGTTTCCTAAACACTGGGAACACCTGGCATGCTCACTAAATTACATTTCATCAAGTTTATTTATTCGATACCAGTAATTCAGTTTGCCGGGACCAGTCTGTGTTCACAGCTGCCTGACAACTGGTCCCAGCAAAAAATCTCCAGCACTCAAACCCCTTTAAAGCAGCACTTTGTGCAAATTAACAAGCCTGAGCAGGTGAATTAGTCAGGCCATGCTAGCTGTTTCAGcattttcagtctttgtgcGACCAACTCATCTCCAACTCTCCACCAAAGAGCAAAAAGATATTTTCCCAGACTGTTTCCCCCAACGCCTTCATATTTCTAAATGTGACTCCCGCGGCGTATCACATTTTCCGCAGTGCTTTGTTAGATTTAAATGCAACTGGGCGTTTAAGCGCCAGAAATGAGGAACAACACTTGTACATTCTGTCTGTGTGAGCAGAGAGGAAGACTGAACAATGAGAATCTTTGTAAGACAAGAAGAGGCTGTTTTCAGGCCTCCAAGGCCCTCTGAATCAGTTACATACAAAGCTATGCATAAAGTAAAACACATAGCACACTGTTTCTGAACCCGGAACACACTATTAGACATGTAATACCTCCAAATATCTTCTTCTGGGTCAGTATTAAGGATCTGAGTGTACTTCAGGGTTGAGTAATAACAAACACATGCTGCTTCTCtaagctttaaaatgaaatgactCAGGGTTGGGAGTAATCAGTTATATAGTAAGTGGACTCAGTGCTGTAGTTAAGGTTCCTGCAGTCAGTGATTGCCTTCACTTAAGCAGAAAATATGAGCCATTCATGGGTTTTCTATGTAAAATCAAAGAGGGTCAGGGTAACCGAGCAACGTTGCCATGgttaactaaaaacaaactagaAAAATTATGAGTGGAAAATTTTTagttaacagaaataaaaaaaaaaattttaaaaaacaaaacttttcctgcaaggaataaaaaaaactgaaacaataactaaaataaaataaaagtaaacaggaaatgtctgCTGTAGTTTCAGTCTGATGAGGCTTTGTTTACTGAGACTTGAGATGTCTGCATGACTGTGAGTCAGCTGCCAAGCAAAGTATTGTGCTTGTGTTGTAATACCTGTTCTAAATCCCTTTTTTGATAAAAAGAAATCTTATTATAACAGCAAAAACCAgtgaaaactaaacaaaaacaagaaaacaatctCTGAAATGTAGCATAACTTGGAAATAGTCAAATAGATTGCATTCGTTTTACAGCAGTtttctcaaggcactttatataaGTAAAGACTTGGTCATGGTGGGGAGGAAGAAGTCCCTCTTAACAGGAAGACAGAGCACACCACTTTACAGGTGAgggaaaagacagagaaaagagaCACATAGGGAGACTTTCatggaagcttgtttctgctgcttacaaaagaaaacatttttgacttGCTTAGAAGTTTGAGTCAGTAAGTCAAAATCTTGAGgtaataactcaaaatttcaactTAGGTCTGgctttcaaaaataaataaagatattttaacTTGTGGAAACAAGCTTCCATAGTTCTGGGCCTCAGTTTATTTCCTGTTCATTATTTAAAACTCAGCCATCGACTTGATACAAGGTTTGTTTCAAACAACAGCTAAGCACACATCATGTTTGTCGGGGTGTGATTTATTTTGGCAGAACtcctgaaactcttcaaatattGAGTTTCACTGAAAtatctgaaagttgtaacaATCAAAAAGTCGTCACTACCAAAACTTATGAcaacaaatgttttaaaaaacatacatacatacaactTTCTATCATTCCCAACACACCAATTTGCCACTTCTTATAAAAGTTATGTAAAAGTAGAAGTAGAATTCATGACATGAAATGTTTTTTCCAACTATACAACTTAGTTATTTGCGTAGTTATATTAAAACTACTGGGTGGAGGTGAATGACTGCAGTGTCACACAACTGTTTATCGCTCACGTCTGTAACAGTCAAGTGCTTTCAAGTTAAACAGGGGCCTTTGTGGGTGGATGAGGTGTATTTGTTTCCTGATATTTGTCACTACAGCTCGGGGGAGAAGATTCAACGGTTCCTCGAGCACAGCCCCAGGACATGAGGCACTTACCCAGACCGGTGGATGCAGCACCACCTGCCTGAAGCCTGACTGCCTGTCAGGATTTGATTTGACACTGCAACTGTTATATTGTAATACATAGTCACAAGAACGACATGATTTTGTGACACAATATTTTGTAACACAGGAAGCCATTGATCCTCTCCAGGCAGTACTGTCTGGTTTTCACCAGTAGTACCTGGAGTAACACAGGCATGCATCATCAGTGAGGACCAGCTGCTAGACATGCAACGATTAGACATTTATAAGTCATTTGTACAAGTCAGCAGTGGAAGTAATTTTCCAGGTGTATCACGATGGTATCTTACAGCTGTCATTCTGCATTTTAGGACAGGCTGAGCCTGTAGCATCTCGGAAAAGAACATTCAGTTGTGGTCAGAATTTGCATACGCTCATCATGAGCAtgatgtcatggtaattttgaggttttaattatttctttgaactgttctttttccaggttgGAATGATTATACAGCATGCATATTTAATGCCTTTAAAAAACCCAAATTAGTTAACAAggttgaatttattttggattttctctaatctacACGACATCAAATACaagctcaaatatatacatatactgatttaaatattttaataaggTGCTGAAGCTTCTAAGGtgtcttttaacttgacaaGCCTTATTTATTTCCTACTAGTGCTCACGACTGACTATAACAGTCAGTTTCCTCTTTGTTAGCATAAaagttatttgtttttcagcactCACTGGAACACCAGTGTCAGCGTCCACAGTGAAACGACCATATATTACCATGCACTGAGAGGGTGCTGACCAATAAAGAAGCTCCTGTTCCAAAATTGACATCTTAAGGCGTGAGTGAAATTTCAGCTGCCTACTTGGACAAGCCAAATGGCTTCTGGACAAAAGTTTTATGGTCAGACACAAAGATTGAGCTATTTGGCCACAGTGTTTGGAAgattaaatttttttaactTCAGGTCAAATCAGCAGCTTAGATGGTTCAAATGTCAAACACAATTGTGTTCCAacaggacagtgatcccaaacacatatCAAAAGTGGTTTGGAATTGGATGAAGCAAGCTAATAGTATGCTTCTGGTAGGGATTTTACAAAGCCCTGATCCTCAACCCTATTGAAAATGTATGCTTAAGCCGGGTTTGTACCAGGAAGCCAACCAATTCCACCAACTCTGCAAAGAAGAGCGGTCAAATATCCAACTGGAATTATGCCTGAAGGTTGTTGATAGCCTgaaaccctgaactggataagtggaagagagtCGATTCAAACTTATGAACCCAGTTTTTGCTTTTAGAATCATTAAAGGTGTATGCCGTACAGTCATTTCATTCTGTAAAAAgagcagttcaaagaaatcactCAACGCctaaaattaccatgacattcatgcccgtGATGAGTGCATAAAAATTTCTTACCACAACTGTAGATATTTTGGAAACATAAGCGCATGTTTTTTCCATGTCATAGGCTGAACTACTGTAGCTTTATCATTCATTAGGTCACAGGCAGAGCTCTATGTGGGTGAGGGTGCATTTTAGCTGCATGCTAAACAAGCATGGTTTCTAAAACTAGAAGGTGTTAGCTTTCAGATCAGTTCCTTTACACATGCATCTTAGCTCTTGAGTACATCAGTTATAACATTTCCacttgtatgtgctgtgtgcacTAGGTGAAACGTGCACATAAAGGAGTTAGAAATAAACCTAAACCTTACCCCTAATTTTAAACAGGTTAAGATTTTATTTCAAGAAACAAGAAGTTAAATTTACCtttatacatgtttttttttagctgtaatCATAATTACAGACAAGTTCACTGATTTTCAAACAGGTTGGTGGATGTGTCAAATTTTTAATGTTATATTATCCTTCACAGTTTGACCTTGTACACCTATGCAAGTGCAACATTTATGATTTTATGTTAATGATTACATCAATGTTTCACATTGCATTCATCTTAAATTCCTATTTAACAGAAAACAACTTTAagtttgtttgatgtttttcaagtTGGGCCTTCCAAATTGCTTTTCTACTGCACATCGGCTGTTATATATTAAGCAAAGAGTTTGAAAATACCTTCAGGAGACCTCTGAGTTTTTAGTTAATAATATGGAATTTCAAGAAAATCTAGAAggaatattttattaaacatcagcatttatttatttatttatttattctagaGAAGCTAAAGAGATGATTGATGgctgaatatatgtttaaagCTCACTTATTCAACATTAACATGGTTTTAATTCTTTGAATAAATAGAATTTCAGGTTTTGGATTTAATTTGTGCAAAATCTGACTATATTAGAAACAAATCGTGGCTAGAAGATGATCCCAGTATTAAAATATAGATAGAAATCAGACCTTTATAATATGCTAAACCTTGTTTTAACCGTCACCGACCACACGTGGTGATATAACCCCTGCAAGTTTACCCAATATATACTTTTTGAACTTTTCCAGTGAattaacagaaaacagagaaaacatccTGGGTGCCAGAGCTTGTTTCTATTACTCTACATCCTAGACATTAAAGTGGTCCAGTTTTGCTATTGAAGCTGTCATATATCCCATGATACTGATGCTCAAGTTTCCCCAtagaacaaaaatgaacaaaaatgagaTCATGACACATGGGGAACGTGTAAAACTGGTTTGGTTGCTGGTTTTCAGTAAATGTGTCTTTCAGCCCTGGAAATTTCATGTAGATatcttttgtatttaaaaaattagGACAGCTCAAATATACTAGAAGACATAAGGCAACTTGAAAAGCAGAACACTTATACCAATGCCTATATAATTCAAGGGCTGGTAGTTCAGAAGGAAATCCCAGAAGGAAGGTAAAATTTTGCATGGGTCATTAAATGTACTAAACTTACTTAATATAAAACAATCAGCTCATTCTGAAAGGTTCTGGAGGTATTTTTACAgatttgtttgattttatattGTCATGACTctcaacacaaacactaaatgaaGGCAGTTGACTCACACTCATGCACACTGTCTCAGTGAACACTTTTTCCCCCCATAAAAGTCTACTTATTTCTATTTCGGTTAActaaaatcttttctttttccacacCTATTATCTCACTGTATAATAATCTTGTGTGACGCAGGCTTGTACCAGCACACAAGAGGGACAAATGTGTGCTGCAGTTCCATACAAATAGGGTATCGTACTGCTAGATCAAATCCACATTTTGATAGTGAAAACAATGCTCTGCGCCCCACCCATCAACTCCCACAGCGGCCTCTCCACAGAGGGTGGTTGTTGTCATTAAGCGCACGACTCCACCTGCTTATGTGACCAAGTTTTCAGTATCCAAGTATGTTACTGCATCCAGAAACTAAATAAATGTAAGACTTGTGAAACATTTTTCTCGTGTTTTTATTCACATACAGtatcttcagctctgaacagattacATTCAAGAATATCAAAAGGAGCGAATTACCTGCACATAGAAATGCACTGGGACATACAGTACCTATTCCTCTGTTACAGATCTGCTAGCATACATTAGATATGCAAACATTATAGACTACAGCAGGGTAACAAATACTCTATAACATGTGCATAACGTAACATATGAACACAGAGCTGCGCTATTTACAGTTGATCGAAAAATGTCCTTAACCATTTAATTTCAGCCTCCTTTTTACATATTAACATGTAGAGTATTATTTTATCTGTAGTGGGGAGAGTTGGACTGTTtctcaaacatccttgaaatcacacacacacacagacacacacacacacacgccgcATGAGCTGTTGTTTAAAAGCGCTCTACACTCTACTTCACCATAAATAAGACAATTACAAAAATATACGTCACTTCGAACAGAGCCATAGCAGGAAAAGCGCTTTACAGCCTTTTGTGGAATGATGAAgaaccaaaaacaacaaaaactgtcaCGACATAGAAGTGAgatggaggggggggggtggtTTCCAGGACAGCGTGTGAAAGAGCTTAAAGAACATGTTGGAATTCCAGTGAAAGACAGCAGTTTAATGGGAATGTTTGAGGCTGTGACAGGCTGCGCATGGGTGGCTGCGGTTGGACCGAGATGGTGACGTGGGTGGACGGCGGAGGGGTGGAAGGGGTCGATATGCTGGTTTGGGTTCCCTTTTGAAGGCAAACGCCCCTCCTCGTTGTAGAGGCCAGCACAGGAAGATGTGCTGAGATTAGTAAACATCAGCGATGCGGGAATGCAGAGGGGTTAAAAACTCCAAGTCCATGTTGGATTAGTAGTGTGTGTACATTCACAGGTATATCCCTTGTACTAAGGCTCAGGAGGGTGCAATGTGTGTCAGTGTATgcgtgtgtgctgctgctgttgctggtcCTCCTGATTAGTAGAAGACTACAAGCAAAGCTATTTTTTCTTAGAGTTGACGCTCTTGCAGACCCAGTTCATGCCCTCCTGTATTAAATTTAGGGGAAGCAGTGGGGTGAGAAGGAAAatatagatatatgtatattttttaaatgcaacaaaGGTGAAGCACAGTTCATCTGCTCACCTGAATCCCCTCGCCAGTGAGGGCGGAGCAGGACTGGATCTGCCACATGCGATCCCGGATGGTGTGCAGATTGAGACCCTCTGCGATCTCGGAGGCTGGGGCGGCGGTCAGGAGGTCCTGTTTGTTTGCAAAGATCAGCACAGGAACACCGCTCAGCTTCTCCTCATCCAGCAGCTCAGCCAGCTCCTgcagcgcacacacagacacacacatctgtCAGCCACACATcatgacagacacacacttacacaaccAGAAGGGACTTCAACTACAGTGTAATGTAAAACAGCTCTAGGGTTCAGATCCTTAAGAAGAAGACCTTTAAGCTGCTACTTTATTTCCCAGGAGTTTGCCACATGGAtatatttgatatttgatttgggtcagattttattattttatgcctgatgcccttcctgacacaaccttTCAATTTATCCAAGCTTGCCGCTTGCACTAGCTTGTACATCCTGAGGCTGGTTTGGGTCTCCTCCCGGAATCAAACCAGGTATCTTTCGTGTGTAAGGTGAACGCATTAGCCACATTTAAAGTCAGAAGCAAAACATGGAATTATCCATGTTTTCTCTATTTctaacataaaatatatattttatatattatatagcCTAACACCTTAAACACTATATCCTCAGCTTCTGTAATTATTAAAAAACtatgaataaaatgtatttcttgcTTATTAATTTTGACCCTtttgtaaaaataaactaaatggTTAAAAGTTTTAGGATTGGTTTGGTATCATTTACAAATGATTTGGGGGAAATAATCAgctgtttaataaaaaataaataaaataattggctTTCTTGCCATAAAATGAATCAGTATGTATAATCTGGGACagatacattaaaaaatgtctgAGTACTGggtaattaaaatattaaaaacaaaattaaaacagttgtgtaaagtgtaaagtaatttgaaaaaaaaatgtgaaagacaaCTAGTGACATTTACTATAGAGTTGATATAGAGTTGAGTTTCACaatactgaaaaataaagcatgtagaatcctttttgacatttttaacattgtttttttaacacctCTTAGTACATTTAAAATTTAAGTTGAATTATAAGACTCCTCCAGGGCAGTACTTCTCAAAACGGTAGGTAGAGGAAGGttcaaaaattttaaatatgcaTATATTTAACTATTTTTTTCAGTCATAATTAGAGAACCATCTGGAAACTCCAAAActtggttttatttttcatttaactaTATATAGTccaattctcttttttttatcaccATTCATTTGGTAGGAAACTGAAACTTCTTTGGTGAGGAGCCAAAACCCTTATACACAGTTACATACCTGACCCGTTTCCTCAAACCTCTTTCTGTCAGCGCTGTCAATGACATAAATCTGAAACAAAAAGTTTTCTTTGTTAGTGTGTGAAAGAGTTGCATGTTACTGAAATTAAGGTCATATTGCTTCATTTGGTGCATCATCTCCTCACCAGAACATCTGTGTTTTCAAAGTAGTTCCTCCAGTACGGCCTGATCTTCCTCTGGCCTCCAATGTCCCAGACATTTAGTTTAAACCCCTGAGACTGCACGCTCTTAATGTTGAATCCCTGCAGGAAGAAGATAAAATAAGTAAGAGGAGGTGAAAAGTTCCTCGACCACGCTTTGTATACAAACATCCTTTGTGTCTTACCTGCGTGGGCGTGATGTGGCTGATGTCCTCAGATGCCAACTGTTTAAGGAGTGTGGTCTTCCCACCGTTGTCCAGACCCAGCAGCAGTATCCTCACCTCCTGGTCTGGTGTGCTCTTTAGCTTGCGCAGGATGGACAGCAATCCCTACAACAAGCAGTTAAAAACAACAGCGTGGTGTTACTGTTCCGGGGGGACAGGGGGAGCACTGCTGCAGCTAACCACCATTGCACTAAACACATCTCTTCTTTCCATCCACCAACAGGCCATTTCTAGCACCCTCTATGGATTTTGATGATGTACAAGCACTCGTCTAACGGTAACAGATCCTCTGAGCAGCAAGTCAGATCTTGTGCTTTGACTTTCTTGATCCTTACGGCTAATTTGTTTCCCAGGCAGGGCTAGATAACGGCACGCAAATGGGAGCTAAACACAGCTAACGTGCTAAGCTAATCTCCCCTGATAACTGAACGAAGCAACAAGGCAGtcgatttttttctttgtcaaccTGGTGGTGACGGAATTTATTACAATTGATATAACTAAAATGGACGATAAGGTGTAGAAGTATGAGCACTCGAGGAAGTTTGTGTTAGGTTATGCGCTAAATGTTTGCGATAAATTAAAACTCACCATCTTGTTGCCTTCTCTCCTGGAGACGCCGCCGAGGGTTACTAAGGGGAGTGACGTCAGACGTAGAGATACGCACAGATTCTGCGTCGTGTTGCAttcatgaaacatttttttaaatgggtaaaataaaaaatgccgACTCTGATACTGTTTTGAGGGGATATGCTTTTCTTTTGTAATCGAAGTGTACACATTCTGTTCATTAACATTTATTTCCCTGTGTTATTCGTTCTTGTAGCGGCTCGTTACTAAGTGGTCATTATGGCAGCA
This sequence is a window from Pelmatolapia mariae isolate MD_Pm_ZW linkage group LG8, Pm_UMD_F_2, whole genome shotgun sequence. Protein-coding genes within it:
- the arl3b gene encoding ADP-ribosylation factor-like protein 3, with amino-acid sequence MGLLSILRKLKSTPDQEVRILLLGLDNGGKTTLLKQLASEDISHITPTQGFNIKSVQSQGFKLNVWDIGGQRKIRPYWRNYFENTDVLIYVIDSADRKRFEETGQELAELLDEEKLSGVPVLIFANKQDLLTAAPASEIAEGLNLHTIRDRMWQIQSCSALTGEGIQEGMNWVCKSVNSKKK